In Raphanus sativus cultivar WK10039 chromosome 5, ASM80110v3, whole genome shotgun sequence, the following proteins share a genomic window:
- the LOC130512321 gene encoding plant intracellular Ras-group-related LRR protein 9-like has protein sequence MAADPNPKKFPVLSYVLARLPSFTPTKSSSSPPAFDVEQPPPPSIEIVTQMPHLAEPGVLDSMTKAITDVAETRSVLRTLGPRPDHEAVDKARARLSEIEGMLSESFEEVTLDEAAGKDEEKRREMDQEKTWCESILKLDEVHGSYEKMLSDAEERLVRIYEFAEKKKKAEEGEGEGSGVATEEEVNEEVVGILQEAMGNPVERVDLSGRKLSLLPEAFGRIQGLLVLNLSNNLLQGIPDSIAGLHGLVELDVSGNLLETLPDSIGLLSNLKILNVSTNKLTALPDSICRCGSLVVLDASFNRLTYLPTNIGFELVNLEKLMIQYNKIRSLPSSIGEMRSLSYLDAHFNELHGLPDSFVLLTNLEYLNLSSNFSDLKDLPSSFGDLISLQKLDLSNNQIHSLPDTFGTLESLVELNVDQNPLVVPPLEVVKEGVEAVKMYMGKRRITMLEEEERRRLEEEMEQANAGWITRTTSKLKSYVSDVSEYLNPTSPRDPYLEREL, from the exons ATGGCGGCGGATCCAAACCCCAAGAAATTCCCCGTCCTCTCCTACGTCTTAGCTCGTCTCCCTTCTTTCACCCCCACCAAATCCTCTTCCTCCCCTCCCGCCTTCGATGTCGAgcaaccaccaccaccgtcgATCGAGATCGTCACGCAGATGCCTCACCTAGCCGAGCCTGGCGTCCTCGACTCCATGACCAAAGCCATCACGGACGTCGCCGAGACCCGATCCGTCCTCCGAACCCTAGGGCCGAGACCCGACCACGAGGCCGTCGACAAGGCGCGCGCCAGGCTCTCGGAGATCGAGGGGATGCTGTCGGAGTCCTTCGAGGAGGTCACGCTGGACGAGGCGGCGGGGAAAGACGAGGAGAAGAGGCGGGAGATGGATCAGGAGAAGACGTGGTGCGAGTCGATTCTGAAGCTGGACGAGGTTCACGGATCTTACGAGAAGATGTTGAGTGATGCGGAGGAGAGGCTGGTGAGGATTTATGAGTTcgcggagaagaagaagaaggcggAGGAAGGTGAAGGTGAGGGTAGTGGGGTTGCTACGGAGGAGGAGGTTAATGAGGAGGTTGTGGGGATATTGCAGGAGGCGATGGGTAATCCGGTGGAGAGAGTTGATTTGTCTGGGAGGAAGCTGAGTTTGCTCCCCGAGGCGTTTGGGAGGATTCAAGGGTTACTTGTTCTTAATCTCTCCAACAATCTGCTCCAG GGTATTCCTGATTCGATAGCAGGATTGCATGGTCTTGTTGAATTAGATGTCTCCGGTAATCTTCTGGAGACATTACCAGATTCTATCGGTCTACTTTCAAACTTGAAGATTCTGAATGTCTCGACTAACAAGCTCACCGCCTTGCCTGATTCCATCTGCCGTTGCGG GTCGTTGGTTGTGTTGGACGCGAGCTTCAACCGTCTCACCTACTTACCAACCAACATCGGATTCGAACTAGTGAACCTAGAAAAGCTCATGATCCAATACAACAAGATCCGATCCTTGCCTAGCAGTATAGGCGAAATGAGATCCCTAAGTTACCTCGACGCCCACTTCAACGAACTGCACGGCCTACCTGACTCTTTCGTCTTGCTCACAAACCTAGAGTACTTAAACCTAAGCAGTAACTTCAGCGACCTCAAGGATCTCCCTTCCTCATTCGGCGACCTCATAAGCCTCCAGAAACTGGACTTGAGTAACAACCAAATCCACTCCCTCCCAGACACTTTCGGCACTCTCGAGAGCCTGGTGGAACTGAACGTGGACCAGAATCCGCTCGTGGTCCCACCATTGGAAGTGGTGAAGGAAGGTGTGGAGGCTGTGAAGATGTATATGGGTAAGAGAAGGATCACTAtgttggaagaagaagagaggaggagATTGGAGGAGGAGATGGAGCAGGCGAACGCAGGGTGGATCACACGAACCACCTCGAAGCTGAAATCTTATGTCTCAGATGTTTCTGAGTATCTCAATCCGACTTCTCCCCGAGACCCTTACCTTGAGAGAGAACTATGA